One Clostridium novyi NT genomic window carries:
- a CDS encoding nucleoside triphosphate pyrophosphohydrolase, which produces MKIYNKLVRDKIPEIIRDDNKNFDSHIVDNETVLELLHKKLDEEVAEFHADKNLEELADILEVIFALSKKLGYTEDDLLNKRLEKREARGGFDQNIVLDKVYE; this is translated from the coding sequence ATGAAAATATATAATAAACTTGTTCGTGATAAAATTCCTGAAATAATAAGAGACGATAATAAAAATTTTGATTCTCATATAGTTGATAATGAAACTGTGCTTGAACTACTTCATAAAAAATTAGATGAAGAAGTTGCAGAATTTCACGCTGATAAAAATTTAGAAGAATTAGCAGACATACTAGAAGTTATTTTCGCACTTTCTAAAAAGCTTGGCTATACTGAAGATGATCTTTTAAATAAAAGATTAGAAAAACGTGAAGCTCGTGGTGGTTTTGACCAAAATATTGTTTTAGATAAAGTTTACGAATAA
- a CDS encoding DEAD/DEAH box helicase, with translation MATMIPESISALDNVTSGEKKVFKILKDLLPENNIVWFDLRVNRRYPDFIILSPKFGIVVLEIKDWERKSIESADINEFKLKTLGNCVNPIKQARTYMFNIIDELKKDKKLINNQGKYKGNLNFTYGHGVIFTKITRSQFNFEGVLDEKSVIFQDELNLIEKNQDKDMLISRLEAMIPIKFDFDELKLNTIDRIRGNLFKEVKLSKDNDEIFKVMNLEQEKYAKGLGYGHRVIRGVAGSGKTVVLICRARYLKEVHKDWNILVLCYNKTLAAFLRKSINGDDKDSKVDVIHIHGLINKICKEFGMKTAIYDNQVTENISKITDEMMEKLNKYDAILIDEGQDLEAEWLQFIVKNLRDREHSHLLLASDGAQNLYSRKYTLKSVGIKAVGRTVIMRENYRNTKEILKLGNDLLLDHEVNNNNEDENEFIIEANSVLRSGQIPNVIEVKSFDEEVENIIKGIKDLKYKGLEYGEIAILYPYGKYKGLEYVKIIKEKLKEVSIDYDILNKDYNKYEFKYDKDRVKISTIYSSKGLDFKAVFICGINDGLMKRKEESKKLLYVGITRARDILNVTYSVKNELTDVMMKSYKAMIEDKSNEISKSIPSKEIEKETNLNNINSKDIETSQNQDAQTVEESPEKKGFLSKFFGGIFK, from the coding sequence ATGGCAACAATGATTCCAGAAAGCATTAGTGCTTTAGATAATGTTACAAGTGGAGAAAAAAAGGTATTTAAAATATTAAAAGATTTATTACCAGAAAATAATATTGTATGGTTTGATTTAAGAGTAAATAGAAGATATCCGGATTTTATAATTTTATCTCCTAAATTTGGAATTGTAGTGCTTGAAATTAAGGATTGGGAGAGAAAATCTATAGAATCAGCAGATATAAACGAATTTAAATTAAAAACACTAGGAAATTGCGTAAATCCTATAAAACAAGCTAGAACATATATGTTTAATATTATAGATGAACTAAAAAAGGATAAAAAATTAATTAATAATCAGGGTAAGTATAAGGGAAATTTAAATTTTACATATGGACATGGGGTTATATTTACTAAAATCACTAGAAGTCAGTTTAATTTTGAAGGAGTATTGGATGAAAAGTCTGTTATATTCCAAGATGAATTAAATTTAATAGAAAAAAATCAAGATAAGGACATGCTAATATCTAGGCTTGAAGCTATGATACCTATAAAATTTGATTTTGATGAACTTAAATTAAATACAATAGATAGAATAAGAGGAAACTTATTTAAGGAAGTAAAGTTATCAAAGGATAATGATGAAATTTTTAAGGTTATGAATTTAGAACAAGAAAAGTATGCTAAGGGACTTGGATATGGACATAGAGTAATAAGAGGGGTAGCTGGAAGTGGTAAAACTGTAGTATTAATATGTAGGGCTAGATACTTAAAAGAAGTACATAAAGATTGGAATATATTAGTGCTTTGCTATAATAAAACTTTAGCTGCATTTTTGAGAAAATCTATAAATGGTGATGACAAAGATAGCAAAGTTGATGTAATTCATATTCATGGATTAATAAATAAAATATGTAAAGAATTTGGAATGAAAACAGCAATATATGATAATCAAGTTACAGAGAATATTTCAAAAATAACAGATGAAATGATGGAAAAACTTAATAAATATGATGCTATTTTGATTGATGAAGGACAAGATCTTGAAGCTGAATGGCTACAGTTTATTGTAAAAAATTTAAGAGACAGGGAGCATAGTCATTTATTACTTGCATCAGATGGGGCGCAAAATTTATACAGTAGAAAATATACATTAAAATCTGTAGGTATAAAAGCAGTTGGAAGAACAGTTATTATGAGAGAAAACTACAGAAATACAAAGGAAATTTTAAAACTTGGAAATGATTTGTTGTTAGATCATGAGGTAAATAATAATAACGAAGATGAAAATGAATTTATAATAGAAGCCAATTCAGTTTTAAGAAGTGGACAAATACCAAATGTTATAGAAGTAAAAAGTTTTGATGAAGAAGTAGAAAATATAATAAAAGGAATTAAAGATTTGAAGTATAAGGGGCTTGAGTATGGAGAAATTGCAATTCTTTATCCTTATGGTAAATATAAAGGACTTGAATATGTAAAAATAATAAAAGAAAAATTAAAAGAAGTTTCTATAGATTATGATATTTTAAATAAAGATTACAATAAATATGAATTTAAATATGATAAGGATAGAGTAAAAATATCTACAATATACAGTTCAAAAGGATTAGACTTTAAAGCAGTATTCATATGTGGAATTAATGATGGACTTATGAAAAGAAAAGAAGAATCTAAAAAATTACTATATGTAGGTATAACAAGAGCGAGAGATATTTTAAATGTTACATATAGTGTAAAAAATGAACTTACAGATGTAATGATGAAAAGTTATAAAGCAATGATAGAAGATAAATCTAATGAAATTTCAAAATCAATTCCTTCAAAAGAAATTGAAAAAGAAACTAATCTAAATAATATAAATTCAAAGGATATAGAAACATCTCAAAATCAAGATGCTCAAACTGTAGAAGAAAGTCCAGAGAAGAAGGGATTTTTAAGTAAGTTCTTTGGTGGAATTTTTAAATAA
- a CDS encoding efflux RND transporter periplasmic adaptor subunit, with translation MSNNSKKSKKKLILIIALIIFLITVPLISFLVSKKGENKVTTYTISNNADNCSIINGVVYSKQTEHIYLDPTKGNDYSIKVKEGDTISKGDTLITYNGDTLNSKISLSESQIKDNKNQINLLESEYKKIPSPANESIKEKIKVIKDTIKTSEIELKELKKQKENLTIKSPIDGKVATINLGNNNPSNPIITIESIDKIIKGSLTEYELPNIKTSTPCKVNFKAIDKKYYTSKILKINNNPSNDASTGMPNGIGASPKVSNYDILFKVPDNFKDKIQNGFHALIKMGTVDEKITIPKNAVYKDVDSTHKLVWVVKAKKVYSKNIEVKEDEKNYTLVSGLDAGATLVVDAPKNLKEEDEVTLKQ, from the coding sequence ATGAGTAATAACTCTAAAAAATCAAAGAAAAAACTAATTTTAATAATTGCATTAATAATTTTTTTAATAACTGTACCACTAATCTCCTTTTTAGTTAGTAAAAAAGGAGAAAATAAAGTAACTACATATACTATATCTAACAATGCGGATAATTGCTCTATAATAAATGGTGTTGTTTATTCAAAACAAACAGAACATATATATTTAGATCCAACTAAAGGAAATGACTATTCAATTAAAGTTAAAGAAGGTGACACTATATCAAAAGGAGATACTTTAATAACCTATAATGGAGATACTTTAAATAGTAAAATTTCTCTTTCTGAATCTCAAATCAAAGACAATAAAAATCAAATTAACTTATTAGAGTCAGAATATAAGAAAATCCCATCTCCCGCAAACGAAAGTATTAAAGAAAAAATTAAAGTAATAAAAGATACTATAAAAACTTCTGAAATTGAGCTAAAGGAATTAAAAAAACAAAAAGAAAACTTAACTATAAAAAGCCCTATAGATGGAAAAGTCGCTACTATTAATTTAGGCAACAACAATCCTTCTAACCCTATTATTACAATTGAAAGTATTGATAAAATAATAAAAGGTTCCTTAACAGAATATGAATTACCTAACATTAAAACTAGTACACCATGTAAAGTGAATTTTAAAGCAATTGATAAAAAATATTACACTAGCAAAATATTAAAAATCAATAATAATCCTTCAAATGATGCTTCTACTGGTATGCCAAACGGAATTGGTGCATCCCCTAAAGTATCTAACTATGATATTTTGTTTAAAGTTCCAGATAATTTTAAGGATAAAATACAAAATGGATTCCACGCATTAATTAAGATGGGAACTGTTGATGAAAAAATAACTATTCCTAAAAATGCTGTGTATAAAGATGTAGATAGTACTCATAAACTTGTGTGGGTAGTAAAAGCTAAAAAAGTTTATTCAAAAAATATTGAAGTTAAAGAAGATGAAAAAAACTATACTCTTGTAAGTGGACTAGATGCAGGTGCAACCTTAGTTGTAGATGCTCCTAAAAACTTAAAAGAAGAGGATGAGGTGACTTTAAAACAATGA
- a CDS encoding ABC transporter ATP-binding protein, with the protein MIKITNVCKYYGKGKDKFQALRDINLEIKEGEFVAIMGPSGSGKSTLMNIIGLLDKNFDGSYKLNDVEVKDYNDEKLSLYRNESIGFVFQSFNLLPRLNAFRNIELPLLYGPRISKSERQDRVLKALENVELISHKNNLPKEMSGGQKQRIAIARALVNRPSFILADEPTGALDSKTGKSIMELFVKLHSEGKTIIIVTHDKNIASYADRLITILDGTILKDEVLK; encoded by the coding sequence ATGATAAAAATCACCAATGTTTGTAAATATTACGGTAAAGGTAAGGATAAATTTCAAGCTCTAAGAGATATTAACCTTGAAATAAAAGAAGGTGAATTTGTCGCTATTATGGGTCCTTCTGGTAGCGGTAAATCTACCTTAATGAATATAATAGGACTTTTAGATAAAAATTTTGATGGTTCTTATAAGTTAAATGACGTTGAAGTTAAAGATTACAACGATGAAAAACTTTCTCTATATAGAAATGAATCCATAGGTTTTGTATTTCAAAGTTTTAATCTACTACCTAGACTTAATGCATTTCGTAATATTGAACTTCCACTACTTTATGGTCCTAGAATAAGTAAATCCGAAAGACAGGATAGAGTATTAAAGGCACTAGAAAATGTTGAACTTATAAGCCATAAAAATAACCTTCCAAAGGAAATGTCAGGAGGGCAAAAACAACGTATAGCCATTGCTAGAGCATTAGTAAACAGACCTTCTTTTATACTAGCAGATGAGCCTACTGGTGCTTTAGATTCTAAAACAGGAAAATCTATTATGGAATTGTTTGTAAAACTTCACAGTGAAGGTAAAACCATAATTATAGTTACACATGATAAAAATATTGCAAGCTATGCTGATAGATTAATAACTATATTAGATGGAACAATTCTTAAAGATGAGGTGTTAAAATGA
- a CDS encoding ABC transporter permease: MKNLKGILEMAFSSIIDNKLRYILTLIGIVLGISSLIAIVSLGNGVGDDIKESIISSDGTRSISLMFTPGEDSSKEQNLDAFNDSVISKIKNTKGVDSVEKEFSSMTQMEIDNKSEMISINCSNENSNIGKEKIISGRTFNKKEFSNVSRVCIINKTLKDKLFKDDDAIGEIVQVSDKPMIVVGVMEESGASFMSFNSIYIPRPTWSITFGDDSAKQLKICIAKDYDIKEVSKIIVDKLNNTSNLDGTYEVLNMEEIAKSIGKVSSILTGFVASIASISLVVGGIGIMNIMYMAIIERTREIGIRRALGATSKNILFQFLIESIVICLIGGIIGVLFGIGIAHLIAAIIKIHAKTSISIIALGLGTATFMGVVFGISPAMKAAKLNPIDALSYE; encoded by the coding sequence ATGAAAAATTTAAAAGGAATTTTAGAGATGGCCTTCTCCTCTATTATAGACAATAAGCTTAGATACATTTTAACTCTTATAGGCATTGTACTTGGAATTAGCAGTTTAATTGCCATCGTTTCCCTAGGAAATGGTGTTGGAGATGATATTAAGGAATCCATAATAAGTAGTGATGGTACTCGTTCTATTTCTTTAATGTTTACTCCAGGAGAAGATTCCTCAAAGGAACAAAATTTAGATGCATTTAATGATTCTGTTATTAGTAAAATCAAAAACACTAAAGGTGTTGATAGTGTAGAAAAAGAGTTTTCATCTATGACTCAAATGGAAATTGATAATAAGTCAGAAATGATAAGTATAAATTGTAGTAATGAAAATAGTAATATTGGTAAAGAGAAAATCATAAGTGGAAGAACCTTTAACAAAAAAGAATTTTCTAATGTATCACGAGTATGTATTATAAATAAAACATTAAAAGATAAACTTTTTAAAGACGATGATGCTATAGGAGAAATAGTTCAAGTGTCCGATAAACCTATGATTGTAGTTGGTGTCATGGAAGAATCCGGTGCTTCTTTTATGAGTTTTAACTCAATATATATTCCACGCCCTACTTGGAGCATAACCTTTGGAGACGACTCTGCAAAACAATTAAAAATATGTATAGCAAAAGATTATGATATTAAGGAAGTTTCAAAGATAATTGTAGACAAGCTTAATAATACATCAAATTTAGATGGTACTTATGAAGTTTTAAATATGGAGGAAATCGCAAAATCCATAGGAAAAGTTAGTTCTATTTTAACTGGCTTTGTAGCAAGTATTGCTAGTATTTCACTAGTTGTAGGTGGTATTGGCATTATGAATATAATGTATATGGCAATAATAGAGAGAACTAGAGAAATAGGAATAAGAAGAGCCTTAGGTGCTACAAGCAAAAATATACTTTTTCAATTTTTAATTGAATCTATAGTTATTTGTTTAATTGGAGGAATTATTGGAGTTCTATTTGGAATTGGAATTGCTCACTTAATAGCTGCAATAATAAAAATTCACGCAAAAACCTCTATTTCAATTATTGCTTTAGGACTTGGTACTGCAACCTTTATGGGAGTAGTTTTTGGTATAAGCCCTGCAATGAAGGCAGCTAAACTTAATCCAATTGATGCTTTAAGTTATGAGTAA
- a CDS encoding GntP family permease — MGVISILISLILLMYFAYRGVSIVILSIILAMFAVVMNGESHIMIMYTETFMMAFAMYVKQYFPVFLLGAIFGKIIDDSGSAKAIANVIAEKLGVQRAILAVVLSVGVLTYGGVSVFVVAFAVYPIAAQLFKEADIPKKLIPASIILGSFTFTMTALPGTPQIQNTIPMPYFGTDAYASPILGIVGGVIMFIAGMMWLTYRAKKAKANGIGYGDYKDETIEVDNNNTPHIGIAFLPIILVLVLNFILSKFVLVAGRYDASYLEKQPYMIKLSNVSGTWSLVIALSISIVVSVVLNFKRMKSVVKSLNEGTAGALSAIINTSSVVGYGNVIKVLAGFVIIKNVIVNVSSNPLISEAISVNILSGITGSASGGMSIALGILGKQYLTMATQMGISPEVLHRVATIASGGLDSLPHNGGVITLLGVCGMTHKEAYKDIAVCSVIIPILALIVVVVLANFGIV; from the coding sequence GTGGGAGTAATTAGTATTTTAATTTCTTTGATTCTTCTTATGTATTTTGCATATAGAGGAGTTTCTATTGTTATCTTATCAATAATTTTAGCAATGTTCGCAGTAGTAATGAATGGTGAGAGTCACATTATGATTATGTATACGGAAACCTTCATGATGGCTTTTGCTATGTATGTCAAGCAATATTTCCCAGTATTTTTATTAGGTGCAATATTTGGCAAAATAATAGATGATTCAGGATCAGCTAAAGCCATAGCAAATGTTATTGCTGAAAAACTAGGAGTTCAAAGAGCAATTTTAGCTGTTGTTTTATCGGTAGGTGTATTAACATATGGGGGAGTTTCTGTATTTGTTGTAGCATTTGCAGTATATCCAATAGCTGCACAGTTATTTAAAGAAGCAGATATACCTAAAAAATTAATACCAGCATCAATAATATTAGGGTCTTTTACATTTACAATGACGGCTCTACCAGGTACGCCACAAATACAAAACACAATACCAATGCCATACTTTGGAACGGATGCATATGCATCACCTATACTTGGTATTGTAGGTGGAGTAATTATGTTTATTGCAGGAATGATGTGGTTAACTTATAGAGCTAAAAAAGCCAAAGCAAATGGTATAGGATATGGAGATTATAAAGATGAAACAATTGAGGTTGACAATAATAATACACCTCATATAGGTATTGCCTTTTTACCTATAATATTAGTTTTAGTATTAAACTTCATATTATCTAAGTTCGTATTAGTTGCTGGAAGATATGATGCTTCATATTTAGAAAAACAACCATATATGATAAAGTTATCAAATGTTTCAGGTACATGGAGTTTAGTTATAGCTTTAAGTATATCAATAGTTGTTTCCGTAGTACTTAACTTTAAAAGAATGAAAAGTGTAGTAAAAAGTCTTAACGAAGGAACAGCTGGAGCGCTTTCTGCAATAATAAATACATCTTCTGTAGTAGGGTATGGAAATGTAATAAAAGTGTTAGCAGGTTTTGTTATAATTAAAAATGTAATTGTGAATGTTTCAAGTAATCCTTTGATTTCAGAGGCTATATCTGTAAATATATTATCAGGTATAACAGGTTCTGCATCAGGAGGAATGAGTATAGCATTAGGTATACTAGGAAAACAATACTTAACTATGGCAACTCAAATGGGGATAAGCCCTGAAGTTTTACATAGAGTAGCAACTATAGCAAGTGGAGGACTAGATTCACTTCCACATAACGGGGGAGTTATTACATTGCTTGGCGTATGTGGAATGACACATAAAGAAGCATATAAAGATATTGCTGTATGTTCTGTAATAATACCAATATTAGCATTAATTGTTGTAGTTGTATTAGCTAATTTTGGAATAGTTTAA
- a CDS encoding PRD domain-containing protein, with amino-acid sequence MEECRIIKVLNNNVILVDSECIQYILVGKGIGFGKKSGEIIKDFSGIESKFISLQGLDINASLQFTNNLDPKIAELTKDILKIISEEFSRPLNPNVHVNLIDHIQFTVKRLKSGMILENPFLTETKLLYPKEYAVAEKAVEILSKGLNMHFPDAEIGFITLHICGGLNEKSKKDALENAQLINTILNFVSKKLNITLDPHSFEYKGFVNHLRGVLNRIKNNKILKNNLLTELKKRNIIEYKIAYDVSKIIENVLQISVPEDEIGYITIHIMKLNSIVNC; translated from the coding sequence TTGGAAGAATGTCGAATTATTAAAGTTCTAAATAATAATGTTATTCTTGTAGATTCTGAATGTATTCAATATATATTAGTGGGCAAAGGCATCGGTTTTGGCAAAAAATCCGGTGAAATTATAAAAGATTTTTCTGGAATAGAATCTAAATTTATCTCCCTGCAAGGATTAGACATCAATGCTTCTTTACAATTCACAAATAACTTAGATCCTAAAATCGCAGAATTAACTAAAGACATTTTAAAAATAATATCAGAAGAATTCTCCAGACCTTTAAACCCTAACGTACATGTCAACTTAATAGACCATATTCAATTCACTGTAAAAAGATTAAAAAGTGGAATGATTTTAGAAAATCCCTTTTTAACTGAAACAAAACTTCTATACCCAAAAGAATATGCTGTTGCAGAAAAAGCCGTAGAAATTTTAAGTAAAGGATTAAATATGCACTTTCCTGATGCTGAAATTGGATTTATAACACTTCATATATGTGGCGGATTAAACGAAAAATCTAAAAAAGATGCTTTAGAAAATGCACAATTAATTAATACTATATTAAATTTTGTTTCTAAAAAACTTAATATAACACTAGATCCGCATTCTTTTGAATATAAAGGATTTGTAAACCATCTAAGAGGTGTCCTTAATAGAATAAAAAATAATAAAATTTTGAAAAATAATTTGTTGACAGAATTGAAAAAAAGGAATATAATTGAATACAAGATAGCATATGACGTTTCGAAAATAATAGAAAACGTTTTACAAATCTCCGTACCAGAAGATGAAATTGGATACATCACTATCCATATAATGAAATTAAATAGCATAGTAAATTGTTAG
- a CDS encoding glucose PTS transporter subunit IIA, whose translation MNNNKGKIFSILQKIGKSLMLPVSVLPAAGLLLRFGQNDLLGRFGPIFQNLGTAGDAIFNNLALIFAVGVAIGFSGGESVAALAAVIGQLILQAVLAATGQRLGTSIDMGVFGGIMIGLIAAILYKKFHDIKLPQVLGFFGGKRFIPIITSVFSLIFAVIGASIWPFIQTKINIFAHWASSSILGPAFYAAGKRLLIPLGLHHMYYPPFLYQFGEFTSNGVKYLGDTARYFHGDPTAGFFMAAEYPILMFGLPAAALAMILAAKKENRKKISSMMISAAFVAFLTGITEPIEFSFIFVAPILFVFHVAAAFLSGLLTSFLKIRLGYTFSASFIDYVLGFKFAGRPWLIWIVGLGFFILYFVVFYFTIKLLNIHTPGREDDDPSTNKKFENIKGMEKSKAVLLAIGGKDNIEVLDACITRLRLTLKDPSMVDKSTLKALGAAGVFESGNNVQAVFGTEAERIKDEIKSIIASGIVSTEDVSSCENLDDLTKDDSPEKNSDNFNNNQNINNSQTLKSPISGKILDLSEVPDKIFASKLMGDGIAIEPTSGIVTSPVDGTVAQLFWTNHAIGIVTDSGIEILIHVGIDTVKMEGRGFKAFVSQGDKVKTGDKLLEVDLDLVKKEAESIITPIIITNYQQFKSIEKLKDGNIKNEENLLKINF comes from the coding sequence ATGAACAATAATAAAGGTAAAATATTTAGTATTTTACAAAAGATCGGTAAATCTTTAATGTTACCAGTTTCAGTCCTTCCTGCTGCAGGTCTTTTATTAAGATTTGGGCAAAATGACTTACTTGGAAGATTCGGCCCTATATTTCAAAACTTAGGTACTGCTGGTGATGCAATTTTTAATAATCTAGCACTTATATTTGCCGTAGGTGTTGCTATTGGTTTTTCCGGTGGTGAATCTGTTGCAGCTTTAGCTGCTGTTATTGGACAACTAATACTTCAAGCTGTTCTTGCAGCTACTGGCCAAAGACTTGGCACTTCTATAGATATGGGTGTATTTGGTGGAATTATGATTGGACTTATCGCTGCAATTTTATATAAGAAATTTCACGATATAAAGTTACCTCAGGTACTTGGTTTCTTCGGAGGAAAACGTTTTATTCCAATTATAACTTCTGTATTTTCTTTAATATTTGCAGTAATTGGTGCATCAATCTGGCCTTTCATACAAACTAAAATAAACATATTTGCTCATTGGGCTAGTTCTTCTATACTCGGTCCAGCATTTTATGCAGCTGGGAAACGTTTACTTATACCTTTAGGACTTCATCATATGTATTATCCACCATTCTTATATCAATTTGGTGAATTTACTTCAAATGGTGTTAAATACTTAGGTGATACTGCAAGGTACTTCCATGGCGACCCTACTGCCGGATTCTTTATGGCAGCAGAATATCCAATATTAATGTTTGGACTTCCAGCAGCAGCACTTGCAATGATTTTAGCAGCTAAAAAAGAAAATAGAAAAAAAATATCATCAATGATGATTTCAGCTGCTTTTGTAGCTTTCTTAACAGGTATTACAGAACCTATTGAATTTTCATTTATATTTGTAGCTCCTATATTATTTGTGTTTCATGTTGCCGCAGCCTTTTTATCTGGTCTTTTAACAAGTTTTCTAAAAATAAGACTTGGTTATACCTTCTCAGCATCTTTTATAGACTATGTTTTAGGATTTAAATTTGCTGGTAGACCATGGCTTATATGGATTGTAGGTTTAGGATTCTTCATATTATATTTTGTAGTTTTCTACTTTACAATAAAACTACTAAACATACATACTCCAGGTCGTGAAGATGATGATCCTTCCACAAATAAAAAATTTGAAAATATAAAAGGTATGGAAAAGTCAAAAGCTGTTTTACTTGCAATTGGCGGAAAAGATAATATTGAAGTTTTAGACGCTTGTATTACTAGACTTAGACTCACTCTTAAAGATCCTTCTATGGTAGACAAATCTACTTTAAAAGCCTTAGGTGCTGCTGGAGTATTTGAAAGTGGTAATAATGTTCAAGCTGTTTTCGGAACTGAAGCTGAAAGAATAAAAGATGAAATAAAATCTATAATAGCTTCTGGAATAGTTTCCACTGAAGATGTTTCTTCTTGTGAAAACTTAGATGATTTAACAAAAGATGATTCACCTGAAAAAAATAGCGATAATTTTAACAATAATCAGAATATTAATAATTCGCAGACTCTAAAATCTCCTATTTCAGGAAAAATTTTAGATTTATCCGAAGTTCCTGATAAAATATTTGCATCAAAACTTATGGGTGATGGTATTGCAATTGAACCAACTTCTGGAATTGTAACTTCTCCAGTAGATGGTACAGTAGCTCAACTATTTTGGACTAACCATGCAATTGGTATTGTAACTGATTCCGGAATTGAAATACTAATACATGTTGGTATAGATACAGTTAAAATGGAAGGTCGTGGCTTTAAAGCTTTTGTGTCTCAAGGAGATAAAGTTAAGACAGGAGATAAATTACTTGAAGTTGATTTAGATTTAGTTAAAAAAGAAGCAGAATCAATAATAACTCCAATTATTATTACTAATTATCAACAATTTAAATCTATAGAAAAACTGAAAGATGGAAACATTAAAAATGAGGAAAATCTTTTAAAAATAAATTTTTAA
- a CDS encoding HPr family phosphocarrier protein, producing the protein MEKKLVLKAENGIHARPAANIATLCNKFKSDIKINNCNGKSIMNLMSSGIKKGDEITIVISGEDEKEAMDALVELLNTLA; encoded by the coding sequence ATGGAAAAAAAATTAGTATTAAAAGCAGAAAACGGAATTCACGCAAGACCAGCAGCTAATATAGCTACTTTATGTAATAAATTTAAAAGTGACATAAAAATAAATAATTGTAACGGTAAATCAATAATGAACTTAATGAGTAGTGGAATAAAAAAAGGTGACGAAATAACTATAGTTATATCTGGTGAAGACGAAAAAGAAGCAATGGACGCTTTAGTTGAATTACTTAATACTTTAGCTTAA